One window from the genome of Hyperolius riggenbachi isolate aHypRig1 chromosome 6, aHypRig1.pri, whole genome shotgun sequence encodes:
- the LOC137522469 gene encoding E3 SUMO-protein ligase ZBED1-like codes for MLPEEDFHQPQIMQAEASEMQPAESRNMQDADPKMHRRSNMQEEEIELHKSMQATEPQQTAERILLHPPNKKVKSAAWEHFGYPKNDRGFVMEDGFPVCRNCGRKVAAKGGNTSNMFAHLREHHPSVSHSLQHSKDEAKKTEYSSTVQPTVMQSFIKGTKLDPKSKQAKDLNRAVAYFIAKDMMPLRLVEKPGFLHLMKKAIPLYKVPSRTYFSSNEIPRMYKEVRSSVEQQLKEAMWYAVTTDLWTSSSGGGEPFISFTVHYLSSDWKLICHCLETLFFPEDHTAEHISEMFDNILQDWNLPKESLCGITTDNASNMKKAFLEFPCVWLTCFGHNLNLAINKVLKMQRVESAVRACRHLVQGFSRSWKKKRDLKKKQSDLELPEHALIHDVVTRWGSTFEMISRFLEQQQAVCAVLAIDRGTWHLMPKDSDIATLENVNKILQPLHELTDALASEKRVTLSSLTPILEHIGNEILKEQTEDSILTSQMKTIMREDLLEGRYTESMQRVLHISCLLDPRFKRSFCKNLDDTVEACIEEAENLAPMSHSLEESTPVNEGAEGTESRSTTSCTSTTTTTKKEKGLSGLLQRITSSRQNKATLGNKNIHEKVLSEVSMYISLPTISSDADPLSWWKMHRQEMPLLANVARKYLCIPATSVPSERIFSTSGHILSPQRSRMSPETLNMLTFLHHNLA; via the exons ATGCTTCCTGAGGAGGATTTCCACCAGCCACAGATCATGCAGGCTGAGGCATCAGAAATGCAGCCAGCTGAGTCAAGAAATATGCAGGATGCTGATCCTAAGATGCACAGAAGAAGTAATATGCAGGAAGAGGAAATTGAGCTACACAAAAGCATGCAGGCAACAGAGCCACAGCAAACGGCAGAAAGAATCCTGCTCCATCCACCAAATAAAAAAGTCAAATCTGCAGCATGGGAACATTTTGGATATCCCAAAAACGACCGTGGCTTTGTCATGGAGGACGGATTTCCAGTATGTCGCAATTGTGGGCGAAAAGTGGCTGCCAAAGGAGGAAACACCTCGAACATGTTTGCTCATCTCCGAGAACACCATCCCTCTGTGTCTCACTCTCTACAACATAGCAAG GATGAAGCTAAGAAGACTGAATATTCCAGCACTGTTCAACCAACTGTCATGCAGTCATTTATAAAGGGAACAAAATTAGACCCCAAGTCTAAACAAGCCAAAGATTTGAACCGTGCTGTGGCATACTTCATTGCCAAGGACATGATGCCCTTAAGATTAGTGGAAAAACCTGGCTTTCTACACCTGATGAAAAAGGCCATCCCACTGTACAAGGTGCCATCAAGAACATACTTTTCCAGTAATGAAATACCTCGCATGTACAAAGAAGTGAGATCCAGTGTTGAACAACAGCTGAAGGAAGCTATGTGGTATGCAGTCACCACAGACCTGTGGACCAGTAGCAGTGGAGGAGGGGAACCATTCATTAGTTTTACAGTCCACTACCTCTCTTCAGATTGGAAACTGATATGTCATTGCTTGGAGACTCTCTTTTTTCCAGAAGACCACACTGCAGAACACATCTCTGAAATGTTTGACAACATTCTCCAAGATTGGAATCTTCCAAAGGAAAGCCTGTGTGGAATTACTACAGACAACGCGTCAAATATGAAGAAGGCCTTTTTAGAGTTCCCTTGTGTTTGGCTCACATGTTTTGGACACAATTTAAATTTGGCCATTAACAAAGTCTTGAAAATGCAAAGGGTAGAATCAGCTGTCAGAGCCTGCCGACATTTAGTACAGGGTTTTTCTAGGAGTTGGAAAAAGaaaagagatttaaaaaagaaacagtCAGACCTGGAACTTCCTGAGCATGCCCTAATCCATGATGTGGTAACAAGGTGGGGATCTACATTTGAGATGATCTCCAGGTTCCTGGAACAGCAACAGGCTGTCTGCGCAGTGCTGGCCATTGACCGAGGTACATGGCACCTCATGCCAAAAGACAGCGACATTGCCACTCTTGAGAATGTCAACAAGATTCTTCAACCACTTCATGAGCTCACTGATGCCCTTGCCTCTGAGAAACGGGTCACACTGTCCTCACTCACACCAATACTTGAGCACATTGGCAATGAAATCCTTAAGGAGCAAACTGAAGACAGCATACTTACCTCACAGATGAAGACTATAATGAGGGAAGACTTGCTAGAAGGGAGATACACAGAGTCAATGCAACGTGTGTTGCACATCTCCTGCTTACTAGATCCGCGATTTAAGAGAAGCTTTTGTAAAAACCTGGATGACACAGTTGAGGCATGTATTGAAGAAGCTGAGAATCTTGCACCAATGTCACACTCACTAGAAGAATCCACTCCAGTAAATGAAGGAGCAGAGGGAACAGAAAGCCGTAGCACTACCAGTTGTAccagtaccaccaccaccactaagaAAGAGAAGGGTCTATCTGGGTTGCTACAGCGAATCACATCATCCCGGCAGAACAAGGCAACATTAGGAAATAAAAACATTCATGAAAAAGTGCTGTCCGAAGTGTCCATGTACATATCTCTTCCTACTATCAGCAGTGACGCTGACCCTCTTTCTTGGTGGAAAATGCATAGGCAAGAAATGCCTCTTCTGGCAAATGTGGCAAGAAAGTATCTCTGCATACCTGCAACAAGCGTGCCTTCAGAGAGAATCTTTAGTACCAGCGGACATATCCTGTCTCCTCAGCGGTCAAGGATGAGCCCTGAAACTCTCAACATGCTTACATTTCTTCACCATAACCTGGCCTAA